From a region of the Kaistia sp. 32K genome:
- a CDS encoding cupin domain-containing protein, with protein MAETTLSFKYRLEQETPRLGSGGTTRGASVHEFPASQGIAGVSMRLEPGTLREMHWHANAAEWGYVISGNCRTTLMRPDGSSAIDTFAPGDVWYFPRGWGHSIQGIGPGECHFILIFDNGDFSEDHTFSVTDWLSRTPPEVVAQSLGISLEEVAKLPKGEAYFARGPVPDDASFLSAPRKEQELVTVHRYPLMAQVPRRVPGGGVQRTVTVNEFPISTTMAGSLLEIQPGALRELHWHPNADEWQYFIEGTAEMAVFLAEGNVVTDQFEAGDIGYAPMGAGHYIKNTGAGVLRVLIGFNSPVYESNELSTWLSTNPAAVLATNLGLPAETVAKLPKEEHFFVPKRPAP; from the coding sequence TCGAGCAGGAGACCCCGCGGCTGGGGTCTGGCGGCACCACGCGCGGCGCCTCCGTGCATGAGTTTCCCGCCAGCCAGGGCATCGCCGGCGTTTCGATGCGGCTGGAGCCGGGCACCCTCCGCGAGATGCACTGGCACGCCAACGCCGCCGAATGGGGCTATGTCATCTCCGGCAATTGCCGCACCACGCTGATGCGTCCCGACGGCAGCTCGGCGATCGACACCTTCGCCCCCGGCGACGTCTGGTATTTCCCGCGCGGTTGGGGCCATTCGATCCAGGGCATCGGGCCGGGCGAATGCCATTTCATCCTGATCTTCGACAATGGCGATTTCTCCGAGGATCATACCTTCTCGGTCACCGACTGGCTGTCGCGCACGCCGCCCGAGGTGGTGGCGCAGAGCCTCGGCATCTCGCTGGAGGAAGTCGCGAAGCTGCCGAAGGGCGAGGCCTATTTCGCCAGGGGGCCGGTGCCCGACGACGCCTCCTTCCTCTCGGCGCCGCGCAAGGAGCAGGAGCTGGTCACCGTCCACCGCTATCCGCTGATGGCGCAGGTGCCGCGCCGCGTGCCGGGCGGCGGCGTGCAGCGCACGGTGACGGTCAACGAGTTCCCGATCTCGACGACCATGGCCGGCTCGCTGCTCGAGATCCAGCCGGGCGCGCTGCGCGAGCTGCACTGGCACCCGAACGCCGACGAGTGGCAGTATTTCATCGAGGGCACGGCCGAAATGGCGGTGTTCCTGGCCGAGGGCAACGTCGTCACCGACCAGTTCGAGGCCGGCGACATCGGCTATGCGCCGATGGGGGCCGGCCACTACATCAAGAACACCGGCGCGGGCGTGCTGCGCGTGCTGATCGGCTTCAATAGCCCGGTCTACGAATCGAACGAGCTGTCGACCTGGCTCTCGACCAATCCGGCCGCCGTCCTCGCCACCAATCTCGGCCTGCCGGCCGAGACGGTCGCGAAGCTGCCGAAGGAAGAGCACTTCTTCGTCCCGAAGCGCCCCGCTCCATAG